The Miscanthus floridulus cultivar M001 chromosome 17, ASM1932011v1, whole genome shotgun sequence genome has a window encoding:
- the LOC136518443 gene encoding uncharacterized protein: MDGKNFSNKQQAEQKNLDAVTHSVPSQDQEALNPFPDSDDGNTSPLNGHEADVNMEAAISTEDVIRAGGFGAKDDIGSLLPTAIDSTDFEASLRDARDFEGEKEAPAHPGLGWKGEKADDGSKLSDVPQQ, translated from the coding sequence ATGGATGGAAAGAACTTCAGCAATAAACAGCAAGCTGAACAAAAGAACCTGGATGCAGTGACACACAGTGTTCCAAGCCAAGATCAAGAGGCCTTGAATCCGTTTCCAGATTCAGATGATGGAAACACCAGTCCGTTGAATGGCCATGAAGCTGATGTGAACATGGAAGCTGCCATCTCGACCGAGGACGTCATACGTGCTGGTGGGTTCGGAGCGAAGGATGACATTGGTAGCCTCCTCCCGACAGCAATTGATTCTACCGATTTCGAGGCCTCGCTGCGGGACGCCCGCGATTTCGAAGGCGAGAAAGAGGCGCCAGCACATCCTGGACTAGGATGGAAGGGGGAGAAGGCTGATGATGGAAGCAAACTGTCAGATGTGCCGCAACAGTGA